One window from the genome of Deinococcus sp. NW-56 encodes:
- a CDS encoding DMT family transporter: MSSRSLGLLLLVLVTLLWGSTFAVVKELGELLPPAVLIAWRFLIASLALLPALLLSRERGAAVPTGPARPLWRDGLILGAWLIAGYGTQTIALQTTGANRAAFFTALSVVLVPLWLTVAQRRPLPWGLWLALPLAVGGLALLSWEGGALVVGDAWALACAVTYAGFIIALERTASRHGALRFTFAQLLAVTALAWVWALLAEPEKLWPPAAAWGPLVYLGVAATAVTTLLQTVGQRRVSAAEASLIYALEPVAAALFSFLLIGERIGLRGALGGLLVVVATLLGQRAGEAHPETPTPQAEAS; this comes from the coding sequence GTGTCCTCCCGCTCGCTCGGTCTGCTGCTGCTCGTGCTCGTCACCCTGCTGTGGGGCAGCACCTTCGCGGTGGTCAAGGAACTCGGGGAGCTGCTGCCGCCCGCCGTCCTGATCGCGTGGCGCTTCCTGATCGCGTCACTGGCGCTGCTGCCTGCGCTGCTGCTCTCGCGGGAGCGGGGGGCCGCTGTCCCGACTGGCCCCGCCCGCCCCCTCTGGCGCGACGGGCTGATCCTGGGGGCGTGGCTGATCGCCGGGTACGGCACCCAGACCATCGCCCTTCAGACCACTGGGGCGAACCGGGCCGCCTTTTTCACGGCGCTCAGCGTGGTGCTCGTCCCGCTGTGGCTCACGGTGGCGCAGCGCCGCCCGCTGCCCTGGGGGCTGTGGCTGGCGCTGCCGCTGGCGGTCGGCGGGCTGGCCCTGCTGTCATGGGAGGGGGGTGCCCTCGTTGTGGGGGACGCTTGGGCGCTCGCTTGCGCCGTCACGTACGCGGGATTCATCATCGCGCTGGAACGCACCGCGAGTCGGCACGGGGCGCTGCGCTTCACCTTCGCGCAACTGCTGGCCGTGACCGCCCTCGCGTGGGTGTGGGCACTGCTCGCCGAGCCGGAAAAGCTCTGGCCGCCCGCCGCCGCCTGGGGGCCGCTGGTGTACCTGGGGGTGGCAGCGACTGCCGTGACCACCCTCCTCCAGACGGTGGGCCAGCGCCGGGTCAGCGCCGCCGAGGCCAGCCTGATTTACGCGCTCGAACCCGTGGCCGCCGCCCTCTTCAGCTTCCTGCTGATCGGGGAGCGCATCGGCCTGCGCGGGGCACTCGGCGGGCTGCTCGTCGTGGTCGCCACCCTGCTGGGCCAGCGGGCGGGGGAGGCCCATCCCGAGACGCCCACCCCGCAGGCCGAGGCGTCCTGA
- a CDS encoding response regulator transcription factor, translated as MIRVLLVDDHALFRQGLRSLLESEGMRVIGEAANGREAIRYAAETHPDVILMDIQMPELDGVKATQSILEIDPKSRVIMITMYRQDRYVFEAVKAGARGYVLKDADAATLIDAIRRVAAGEALLDADMAQNVLDDFRDKREELPSEKHADLNERETMILKLLAQGFSNQDIALRLDISEKTVRNRLSEIFTKLQLNNRTQAALYAIREGIANLD; from the coding sequence ATGATCCGTGTCCTGCTCGTCGACGACCACGCGCTGTTCCGCCAGGGGCTGCGCAGCCTGCTCGAAAGCGAGGGGATGCGGGTGATCGGGGAAGCCGCCAACGGCCGCGAGGCGATCCGCTACGCCGCCGAGACCCACCCCGACGTCATCCTGATGGACATCCAGATGCCCGAACTCGACGGGGTCAAGGCCACCCAGAGCATCCTCGAGATTGACCCCAAGTCCAGGGTCATCATGATCACCATGTACCGTCAGGACCGCTACGTCTTCGAGGCGGTCAAGGCCGGGGCACGCGGCTATGTCCTCAAGGACGCCGACGCGGCCACCCTGATCGACGCGATTCGCCGGGTGGCCGCCGGGGAGGCGCTGCTCGACGCCGACATGGCCCAGAACGTCCTCGACGACTTCCGCGACAAGCGCGAGGAGCTGCCCTCGGAGAAGCACGCCGACCTCAACGAGCGCGAGACGATGATCCTCAAGCTGCTGGCCCAGGGCTTTTCCAATCAGGACATCGCCCTGCGGCTCGACATCTCGGAAAAGACCGTGCGCAACCGCCTCTCCGAGATCTTCACCAAGCTGCAGCTCAACAACCGCACCCAGGCGGCCCTCTACGCGATTCGCGAGGGCATCGCCAACCTGGACTAG
- a CDS encoding ubiquinol-cytochrome c reductase iron-sulfur subunit: MTRYKRQDPEITRRKFINVAMGTTAAVGGVSLLSTLGAANPVFRLTADKMPPLEGDILVHAEESKEGRPITVADLSTQLVRAWAQGQDENGQPVIRKGDPNNILAVYRFPQGQLVAPTNLDATVDGQIVVYSDICTHAGCSVSDSDINAGQMRCPCHSGEYDPKRGAIVTGGPPPKPLAQLPIRQDGERLVVAGFFLSPPYPYHNNEAEWNNVKEEVEEALT, from the coding sequence ATGACCCGTTACAAGAGACAAGACCCCGAGATCACCCGCCGCAAGTTCATCAACGTGGCGATGGGCACCACGGCCGCTGTGGGCGGCGTGAGCCTGCTCAGCACGCTGGGCGCCGCCAACCCCGTCTTCCGCCTCACCGCCGACAAGATGCCGCCCCTCGAAGGCGACATCCTCGTGCACGCCGAGGAGAGCAAGGAAGGCCGCCCCATCACCGTCGCGGACCTGAGCACGCAGCTCGTGCGGGCCTGGGCACAGGGCCAGGACGAGAACGGTCAGCCGGTGATCCGCAAGGGGGATCCCAACAACATCCTCGCGGTGTACCGCTTTCCGCAGGGGCAGCTCGTGGCCCCCACCAACCTGGACGCGACGGTGGACGGGCAGATCGTCGTGTACAGCGACATCTGCACCCACGCGGGCTGCTCGGTCAGTGACAGCGACATCAACGCCGGGCAGATGCGTTGCCCCTGCCATTCGGGCGAGTACGATCCCAAGCGCGGGGCCATCGTGACCGGCGGGCCGCCCCCCAAGCCGCTCGCGCAACTCCCCATCCGGCAGGACGGTGAGCGGCTGGTGGTGGCTGGCTTCTTCCTGTCGCCGCCCTACCCCTACCACAACAACGAGGCCGAGTGGAACAACGTCAAAGAGGAAGTGGAGGAGGCGCTGACATGA
- a CDS encoding serine hydrolase yields MTPPDLWLADLRSRGYGGEVGLLIHDLAGRELFSLNADRAFPAASTIKVPLLVQALEEAQAGRLDLSARVAMTAQDRVPGSGVLHELDEGLRLTWRDVLTLMTVVSDNTATNLLIGQLGVERVNAWLDKRGLTSTRLVGPLQLPPERQTEAQRRGERNRTAARDQVALLGQLARAELLDPPHTELALSILARQQFRDLLGRYVPRDAESEPLYRVASKSGELRGVHHDVGVLFTPRPLVVALLSQGGTDPREHPDNRDVGVLAGALWPLLAALGGVHGPHAGDI; encoded by the coding sequence ATGACCCCACCTGACCTCTGGCTGGCCGACCTGCGCTCGCGTGGCTACGGGGGCGAGGTGGGGCTGCTGATCCATGACCTCGCCGGGCGTGAACTGTTCTCCCTGAATGCCGACCGGGCCTTCCCAGCCGCGAGCACGATCAAGGTGCCGCTGCTCGTTCAGGCCCTGGAAGAAGCGCAGGCGGGCCGACTCGACCTCTCGGCGCGTGTGGCGATGACCGCCCAGGACCGGGTGCCCGGCTCGGGGGTGCTGCACGAGTTGGACGAGGGCCTGCGCCTGACCTGGCGCGACGTGCTCACCCTGATGACCGTGGTGAGCGACAACACCGCCACCAACCTGCTGATCGGGCAGCTGGGGGTGGAGCGGGTGAACGCGTGGCTGGACAAGCGGGGGCTGACCTCGACCCGGCTGGTCGGTCCCCTGCAACTGCCCCCCGAGCGCCAGACCGAGGCCCAGCGCCGGGGCGAGCGCAACCGCACAGCCGCCCGCGATCAGGTTGCCCTGCTGGGTCAGTTGGCCCGTGCGGAGCTGCTTGACCCCCCGCACACCGAGCTGGCCCTGTCCATCCTGGCCCGGCAGCAGTTCCGGGACCTGCTGGGGCGGTACGTGCCACGGGATGCCGAGAGTGAACCCCTCTACCGGGTGGCGAGCAAGAGCGGCGAGTTGCGCGGCGTTCACCACGACGTGGGGGTGCTCTTCACCCCGCGCCCGCTGGTGGTGGCCCTGCTCTCCCAGGGCGGCACGGACCCCCGCGAGCATCCCGACAACCGGGATGTGGGCGTACTCGCCGGGGCACTGTGGCCCCTGCTGGCCGCCCTGGGCGGGGTTCACGGGCCTCACGCGGGGGACATTTAA
- a CDS encoding DdrH, which translates to MTNPYAEWFEQLRAEYGDQLQAMPLPDGLPEHLHTLIQSGDEEAIQFMIKLAWQFGAQVGYAAGARQQGGETPPTRPPRVQA; encoded by the coding sequence ATGACGAACCCTTACGCCGAGTGGTTCGAGCAACTGCGGGCGGAGTACGGCGACCAGCTTCAGGCCATGCCGCTGCCCGACGGGTTGCCCGAGCATCTGCACACCCTGATCCAGAGCGGGGACGAGGAAGCCATCCAGTTCATGATCAAGCTGGCCTGGCAGTTCGGCGCTCAGGTGGGCTACGCGGCGGGCGCCCGCCAGCAGGGCGGCGAGACGCCCCCCACCCGGCCTCCCCGCGTTCAGGCCTGA
- a CDS encoding cytochrome bc complex cytochrome b subunit: MNQWLDDRLHISRLNDKFLRKAFPVHHSFFLGEITLFSLIILILTGILLALSYEPSNSMVVNSFDPGTVDAPNLVPAAYHSALKINAAPFGDMLRRIHHWTANIMVAASVIHMMRIYFTGAFKKPREINWWIGMLLLIFAALTAVTGYVLPYDNYAYNTLKVIYSIAASIPWVGEWVAQAAFAGKFPGDGVIPRVYGYHIMLLPGILLALTAAHMLIMIKQKHTQPQYAKRIAYKKIVGVPLMTQQTPIMLMLTLLFAGIIVLFSAFIPVHPVEHFGPPSTTPIDNIKPDWYLLWVFGVLAIIPGFEFNLLGGNINSEFVGAILLPTLTLGAMFAVPMLDRSKENLYYAENPTNHPVRLGIGVAFMMLLAVWSVAGYKPELISSGILTTENANTVLWIATFLVPALSYFFVQAVVRGIRALREADERDRTVHAAHADD, encoded by the coding sequence ATGAACCAGTGGCTCGACGACCGCCTGCATATCTCGCGCCTGAACGACAAGTTCCTGCGCAAGGCCTTTCCCGTCCATCACTCCTTTTTTCTGGGCGAGATCACGCTCTTCAGCCTGATCATCCTGATCCTGACCGGCATCCTGCTGGCGCTCTCCTACGAGCCCAGCAACAGTATGGTGGTCAACTCCTTTGACCCCGGCACCGTCGACGCGCCCAACCTCGTTCCGGCGGCCTATCACTCGGCCCTCAAGATCAACGCCGCGCCCTTCGGGGACATGCTGCGGCGCATCCACCACTGGACGGCGAACATCATGGTGGCGGCGTCGGTCATCCACATGATGCGCATCTACTTCACGGGGGCCTTCAAGAAGCCCCGCGAGATCAACTGGTGGATCGGCATGCTGCTGCTGATCTTCGCGGCGCTCACCGCCGTGACCGGCTACGTGCTGCCCTACGACAACTACGCCTACAACACCCTCAAGGTGATCTACTCCATCGCCGCCTCTATCCCCTGGGTGGGCGAGTGGGTCGCGCAGGCGGCGTTCGCGGGCAAGTTCCCCGGCGACGGCGTGATTCCGCGTGTGTACGGCTACCACATCATGCTGCTGCCCGGCATCCTGCTGGCGCTGACCGCCGCGCACATGCTGATCATGATCAAGCAGAAGCACACGCAGCCGCAGTACGCCAAGCGCATCGCCTACAAGAAGATCGTGGGCGTGCCGCTGATGACCCAGCAGACCCCCATCATGCTGATGCTGACGCTGCTGTTCGCGGGCATCATCGTGCTGTTCAGCGCCTTTATCCCGGTGCACCCGGTCGAGCACTTCGGCCCGCCCAGCACCACGCCGATCGACAACATCAAGCCTGACTGGTACCTGCTGTGGGTCTTCGGCGTGCTGGCGATCATCCCCGGCTTCGAGTTCAATCTCCTGGGCGGCAACATCAACTCCGAGTTCGTGGGCGCGATCCTGCTGCCGACCCTGACCCTGGGCGCGATGTTCGCGGTGCCCATGCTCGACCGCAGCAAGGAAAACCTCTACTACGCGGAAAACCCCACCAACCATCCGGTGCGGCTGGGGATCGGCGTGGCCTTCATGATGCTGCTGGCCGTGTGGTCGGTGGCGGGGTACAAGCCCGAGCTGATCAGCTCCGGCATCCTGACCACCGAGAACGCCAACACGGTGCTGTGGATCGCCACCTTCCTCGTTCCGGCGCTCTCGTACTTCTTCGTGCAGGCCGTTGTGCGCGGTATCCGTGCCCTGCGCGAGGCCGACGAGCGCGACCGCACCGTCCACGCGGCCCACGCCGACGACTGA
- a CDS encoding cytochrome c: MERNDAVMPWVAIVSAAIMWIILLFLFNKETAPEPVVVDPEVVATINQTWPTLGAQVYTSAGCVGCHGDKGQGGAGPVLAGNERITQDPVYVHTVIVEGKGQMPAFNQLKDEEVYAVANYVLNSWGNRIEEPLTPAQVAEGQTKIDPAVLKNRSRFVPEDIKLPEIFLATFVMVLLTYGLIGLYSVWTEGQELHPGVHKVRATPVATLAMVVTLGLTLLFSVLFVRQMAADYAAWADRVMPNVAMEGFYAAMILLTLALATGLYKKFFMDGEVLVEDASGEFPW; the protein is encoded by the coding sequence GTGGAGAGAAACGACGCTGTCATGCCCTGGGTCGCCATCGTCAGTGCGGCCATCATGTGGATCATCCTGCTGTTCCTCTTTAACAAGGAGACAGCGCCCGAGCCGGTCGTGGTGGACCCCGAGGTGGTCGCCACCATCAACCAGACGTGGCCCACCCTGGGGGCGCAGGTGTACACCTCGGCCGGGTGCGTGGGTTGCCACGGCGACAAGGGCCAGGGCGGCGCGGGACCGGTGCTCGCGGGCAACGAGCGCATCACGCAGGACCCGGTGTACGTGCATACCGTCATTGTCGAGGGCAAGGGGCAGATGCCTGCCTTTAACCAGCTCAAGGACGAGGAAGTCTACGCGGTCGCCAACTACGTGCTGAACTCGTGGGGCAACCGCATCGAGGAGCCGCTGACGCCCGCCCAGGTGGCCGAGGGTCAGACCAAGATTGACCCCGCCGTCCTGAAAAACCGCAGCCGCTTTGTCCCCGAGGACATCAAGTTGCCCGAAATCTTCCTGGCGACCTTCGTGATGGTCCTGCTGACCTACGGGCTGATCGGCCTGTACAGCGTGTGGACCGAGGGCCAGGAACTGCATCCCGGCGTCCATAAGGTTCGCGCCACGCCCGTCGCTACGCTGGCGATGGTGGTGACCCTGGGCCTGACCCTGCTGTTCAGCGTGCTGTTCGTGCGCCAGATGGCCGCTGACTACGCGGCCTGGGCCGACCGGGTGATGCCCAACGTGGCGATGGAAGGCTTCTACGCCGCGATGATCCTGCTGACCCTGGCGCTGGCGACCGGCCTGTACAAGAAGTTCTTCATGGACGGCGAGGTGCTCGTCGAGGACGCCAGCGGCGAATTCCCCTGGTAG
- a CDS encoding iron-sulfur cluster assembly accessory protein gives MTATSFPESGSLLPTQDIRISEFGAQKALAILAQSGKDNAGVRVFIKSGGCSGYQYGMAIDDRELDGDTIVVDRGVKLLVDRMSLPLLRGSEVDFVENMMGGGFTVHNPNATSNCGCGHSFRTDGAQSPDGEGSGGCGTR, from the coding sequence ATGACGGCGACCTCTTTTCCCGAATCCGGCAGCCTCCTGCCGACCCAGGACATTCGCATCAGCGAGTTCGGTGCCCAAAAGGCCCTGGCCATCCTGGCCCAGAGCGGCAAGGACAACGCGGGCGTCCGGGTCTTTATCAAGAGCGGTGGGTGCAGCGGTTATCAGTACGGCATGGCGATTGACGACCGTGAGCTTGATGGCGACACCATCGTGGTCGACCGGGGCGTCAAGCTGCTCGTGGACCGCATGAGCCTTCCGTTGCTGCGGGGCAGCGAGGTGGACTTCGTCGAGAACATGATGGGCGGCGGCTTCACCGTGCATAACCCCAATGCCACCAGCAACTGCGGCTGCGGCCATTCCTTCCGCACCGACGGCGCCCAGTCGCCCGACGGCGAGGGCAGCGGGGGCTGCGGCACCCGGTAA
- a CDS encoding DUF11 domain-containing protein, giving the protein MKRFIRKFLPTLALLGTGGAGAQSVSLAQRVTETGTINYVTTGASFRANNANSSTNGASCLLTSSTAASVTGFRVANGAVSPARTAAQTVPTGATVTKAYLYWTAAAGETGFNNGGALVDNAVKFYVNGTTAPTTNNVTASRTWTGSLTGNNVTIYGMGAFADVTSIVRSSPNAQFRMDDLTVFNASGSRTCNTSTMYGNWGLYIVYSLPTESNKTLAFFDGLQYVGGTGTYPTSATNTSVTLSGLRVPNAAPGTEKIAKTTLLVSDGDASTGASNDSLSLSTNLDAAFAVSNSLNPANDIFNGSLTEGPTDGSAATGFTATDSPGVVGGLDFDTFDLSSRVSSGTTSLTATVDSASGELLMLYNAVLMATTTTADLGVTKTAPATQQGAGTLTYTITASNAGPDEAYNVVVSDPLPAGVTFVSASGGGSYDAATRRVTWNTRKFLANTSQTYTVTVTVPNTAATYQNTVSVSSGSFDPNAANDSAAASTTVTVAPPPASNPTAYPPTCDVIDWSTSGVSSGSNQTSLSNATRTFNSRGSRSIDVRLTSASGTGNGIMGYSSSFTNYGSWYEVRAVSESIQPNIGQSFLTRAGGTGNSNNIIVITFPTPVVNVRLGLTDLDAVGGVAGSGDWAGVQAGYGGQTFNPDVLVGGGHALAVQAYTGAPSGAGAAMTVTVPGLGNSQMKAASASSAYNTLMGVDAAYGTQVTPQGGGTAVNRQGQGVAYFKGPLTSLTITTGSLKGGAGQGIAFSNIDFCPPSVAVDKAAGSPVRQADYSYDIPYILTYRNTSPNVGYHPDATVRDATFSPSIPTPTGADPWARQRPQLTDAVLDQIQANTNVAAATLRGTPTLSGATNTVNLDATDLAPAFTGTAANRDLLLANTDGRVDPGGRFDVGFTANVKLKNTATTAQTVNNQATATASLYTGSLTATSNTVASSLTPGAALSVSKVADQALIRYPLTSGAGRVRYTITVTNTSGLTATGVQLTDTLPASLPYAASESGNTPPTTRNGQTLTWNLGTLAPNASSSVVVFVDVPTASSLEAAAGQAQTTIVNTASVQATNAPAASGSVAVNTLYTRLFKQVRNLGPQGTLTPAWASTANGLPGDVLEYCIDVTNLGSVALANYQISDVVPANTRLVAGTASLRQGGMNAPGASVTGVTVTSAPTGNTERLQTSALTLAPGAQTTLCFRAIIR; this is encoded by the coding sequence GTGAAGCGGTTTATTCGGAAGTTCCTGCCCACGCTCGCCCTGTTGGGAACCGGAGGGGCGGGCGCTCAGAGCGTCTCATTGGCCCAGCGGGTCACCGAGACGGGCACCATCAACTACGTCACGACCGGGGCGTCGTTTCGCGCGAACAATGCCAACAGCAGTACGAATGGGGCCTCCTGCCTGCTCACATCCAGCACGGCAGCGAGCGTCACGGGATTCAGGGTGGCGAACGGGGCCGTCTCGCCGGCACGTACCGCTGCCCAGACCGTGCCGACCGGGGCGACCGTTACCAAGGCCTACCTCTACTGGACTGCGGCAGCGGGGGAAACGGGCTTCAACAATGGCGGCGCCCTAGTAGATAATGCAGTGAAGTTCTACGTCAACGGGACGACGGCACCAACGACTAACAATGTGACAGCAAGCCGCACCTGGACAGGAAGCTTGACAGGAAACAACGTCACGATCTACGGCATGGGAGCATTTGCTGATGTCACCAGCATCGTGCGGAGCAGTCCCAACGCCCAGTTCCGCATGGACGACCTAACGGTTTTCAATGCGAGCGGTTCACGAACCTGTAACACGTCCACGATGTATGGCAACTGGGGGCTGTACATCGTCTATAGCCTCCCGACCGAGAGCAACAAGACGCTGGCCTTCTTTGACGGTCTCCAGTATGTCGGTGGAACGGGTACATACCCCACTTCAGCGACCAACACCAGCGTGACCCTCTCGGGTCTGCGCGTCCCCAACGCCGCGCCCGGCACCGAGAAGATCGCCAAGACCACGCTGCTCGTCTCGGACGGCGACGCAAGTACGGGGGCGTCCAACGATTCGCTCTCCCTGAGCACCAACCTTGACGCGGCGTTCGCAGTCAGCAACTCGCTGAACCCAGCCAACGACATCTTCAACGGCAGTCTCACGGAGGGACCGACCGACGGCAGCGCGGCGACCGGCTTCACGGCGACCGACAGCCCCGGTGTGGTGGGTGGGCTGGACTTCGACACCTTCGATCTGTCCAGCCGGGTTTCGAGTGGGACCACCTCGCTTACCGCGACGGTGGACTCGGCCTCCGGTGAGCTGCTGATGCTTTACAACGCGGTGCTGATGGCGACGACGACCACCGCCGACCTCGGCGTCACGAAGACGGCCCCGGCTACCCAGCAGGGCGCGGGGACCCTGACCTACACCATCACCGCGAGCAACGCCGGCCCAGACGAGGCCTACAACGTCGTCGTGAGCGACCCGCTACCCGCCGGAGTGACCTTCGTGAGCGCGAGTGGGGGCGGCAGCTACGACGCGGCCACCCGCCGGGTCACCTGGAATACCAGGAAGTTCCTGGCGAACACCTCCCAGACCTACACCGTAACCGTGACCGTGCCCAACACGGCGGCGACCTACCAGAACACCGTCAGCGTGAGCAGCGGCAGCTTCGACCCCAACGCGGCCAACGACAGCGCGGCGGCGAGTACCACTGTGACTGTGGCTCCGCCGCCCGCTTCCAACCCCACCGCCTATCCCCCGACCTGCGACGTGATCGACTGGTCCACCTCGGGCGTGAGCAGCGGGAGCAACCAGACCTCCCTGAGCAATGCCACCCGGACCTTCAATTCCAGGGGGAGCCGGAGCATCGACGTGCGTCTGACCTCGGCTTCCGGTACGGGCAACGGCATCATGGGGTACTCCAGCTCCTTTACCAACTACGGCTCCTGGTACGAGGTGCGGGCAGTCAGCGAGAGCATCCAGCCCAACATCGGCCAATCCTTCCTGACGCGGGCGGGTGGAACCGGGAACAGCAACAACATCATCGTGATCACCTTCCCCACGCCCGTGGTCAACGTGCGGCTGGGCCTGACCGACCTCGACGCGGTGGGCGGCGTGGCCGGGAGCGGCGACTGGGCCGGGGTGCAGGCGGGCTACGGTGGGCAGACCTTCAATCCAGATGTGCTCGTCGGTGGTGGGCACGCGCTGGCTGTCCAAGCTTATACAGGCGCTCCCAGTGGAGCGGGCGCGGCCATGACCGTCACAGTGCCGGGCCTGGGCAACTCACAGATGAAGGCCGCGAGCGCGTCCTCTGCCTACAACACTCTGATGGGTGTGGACGCGGCTTACGGAACCCAGGTGACCCCTCAGGGCGGCGGCACGGCGGTCAACCGCCAGGGACAGGGCGTCGCCTACTTCAAGGGGCCGCTGACCAGCCTCACCATCACCACCGGGTCCCTCAAGGGCGGAGCAGGACAGGGCATCGCCTTCAGCAACATCGACTTCTGCCCCCCCAGCGTGGCCGTGGACAAGGCGGCGGGAAGCCCCGTTCGGCAGGCCGACTATTCCTACGACATCCCCTACATCCTGACCTACCGCAACACTTCCCCGAACGTCGGCTACCATCCCGACGCGACGGTGCGGGACGCGACCTTCTCGCCGTCCATTCCCACGCCGACCGGGGCCGATCCCTGGGCGCGGCAACGGCCCCAGCTCACCGACGCCGTCCTCGACCAGATCCAGGCCAATACCAATGTCGCGGCGGCGACCCTGCGCGGCACGCCGACCCTCTCCGGGGCGACGAATACCGTCAACCTCGACGCGACTGACCTCGCCCCAGCCTTTACGGGCACGGCGGCGAACCGTGACCTGCTGCTGGCGAATACCGACGGGCGGGTGGATCCCGGTGGGCGCTTCGACGTGGGCTTCACCGCCAACGTCAAACTGAAAAACACGGCCACCACGGCCCAGACGGTGAACAATCAGGCGACGGCCACGGCCTCGCTGTACACCGGCAGCCTCACCGCGACCTCTAACACCGTCGCCTCCAGCCTTACCCCCGGCGCGGCCCTGAGCGTGAGCAAGGTGGCCGATCAGGCCCTGATCCGCTACCCACTCACCTCCGGCGCGGGCAGGGTGCGTTACACCATCACGGTGACGAACACCAGCGGGCTGACGGCGACCGGCGTGCAGCTTACCGACACCCTGCCCGCCAGCCTTCCCTACGCGGCCAGCGAGAGTGGCAACACGCCGCCCACCACCCGCAACGGCCAGACCCTGACCTGGAATCTGGGCACCCTGGCCCCGAACGCCAGCAGCTCGGTGGTGGTGTTTGTCGACGTGCCCACCGCGAGCAGCCTGGAGGCGGCGGCGGGGCAGGCCCAGACCACCATCGTGAACACGGCCAGCGTGCAGGCGACCAATGCCCCCGCCGCTTCCGGGTCGGTTGCGGTGAACACGCTGTACACCCGCCTGTTCAAGCAGGTGCGCAACCTCGGTCCCCAGGGGACCCTGACCCCAGCCTGGGCGAGCACCGCCAATGGCCTTCCCGGTGACGTGCTGGAGTACTGCATCGACGTGACCAACCTGGGCAGCGTCGCCCTGGCCAATTACCAGATCAGTGACGTGGTGCCCGCCAACACCCGGCTTGTGGCCGGGACAGCCAGCCTGCGTCAGGGCGGCATGAACGCGCCGGGCGCATCGGTCACGGGCGTGACGGTGACCAGTGCGCCGACAGGCAACACCGAGCGGCTTCAGACGAGTGCGCTGACGCTCGCGCCGGGTGCCCAGACCACCCTCTGCTTCCGCGCGATCATTCGCTGA